A section of the Jaculus jaculus isolate mJacJac1 chromosome 6, mJacJac1.mat.Y.cur, whole genome shotgun sequence genome encodes:
- the Sox10 gene encoding transcription factor SOX-10, which yields MAEEQDLSEVELSPVGSEEPRCLTPGGAPSLGPDGGGGGGGGSGLRASPGPGGGGGELGKVKKEQQDGGEADDDKFPVCIREAVSQVLSGYDWTLVPMPVRVNGASKSKPHVKRPMNAFMVWAQAARRKLADQYPHLHNAELSKTLGKLWRLLNESDKRPFIEEAERLRMQHKKDHPDYKYQPRRRKNGKAAQGEAECPGGEAEQGGAATIQAHYKNAHLDHRHPEEGSPMSDGNPEHPSGQSHGPPTPPTTPKTELQSGKADPKRDGRSLGEGGKPHIDFGNVDIGEISHEVMSNMETFDVAELDQYLPPNGHPGHVGSYSAAGYGLGSALAVASGHSAWISKPPGVALPTVSPPGVDAKTQVKTETAGPQGPPHYTDQPSTSQIAYTSLSLPHYGSAFPSISRPQFDYPDHQPSGPYYGHSSQASGLYSAFSYMGPSQRPLYTAIADPSPSGPQSHSPTHWEQPVYTTLSRP from the exons ATGGCGGAGGAGCAGGACCTGTCGGAGGTGGAGTTGAGTCCGGTGGGCTCGGAGGAGCCCCGCTGCCTGACCCCGGGCGGCGCGCCCTCGCTGGGAcccgacggcggcggcggcggcggcggcggctcgggCCTACGAGCCAGCCCGgggcccggcggcggcggcggcgagctGGGCAAGGTCAAGAAGGAACAGCAGGACGGGGGCGAGGCGGACGACGACAAATTCCCCGTGTGCATCCGCGAGGCGGTCAGCCAGGTGCTCAGCGGCTACGACTGGACGCTGGTGCCCATGCCCGTGCGCGTCAACGGGGCCAGCAAGAGCAAGCCGCACGTCAAGCGGCCCATGAACGCCTTCATGGTGTGGGCGCAGGCGGCGCGCAGGAAGCTGGCCGACCAGTACCCGCACCTGCACAACGCCGAGCTCAGCAAGACGCTGGGCAAGCTGTGGAG GCTGCTGAATGAAAGTGACAAACGCCCCTTCATCGAGGAGGCCGAGCGGCTCCGGATGCAGCACAAGAAGGACCATCCGGACTACAAGTACCAACCCCGGAGGCGGAAGAACGGGAAGGCCGCCCAGGGGGAAGCAGAGTGCCCAGGCGGGGAGGCCGAGCAAGGCGGGGCCGCCACCATCCAGGCCCACTACAAGAATGCCCACCTGGACCACCGGCACCCAGAAGAAGGCTCCCCCATGTCGGACGGAAACCCGGAGCACCCTTCAG gCCAGAGCCATGGCCCTCCCACCCCTCCAACCACCCCAAAGACAGAGCTGCAGTCGGGCAAGGCAGACCCCAAGCGGGATGGGCGCTCCCTGGGGGAGGGCGGGAAGCCCCACATCGACTTCGGCAACGTGGACATCGGCGAGATCAGCCACGAGGTAATGTCCAACATGGAGACCTTTGACGTGGCTGAGTTGGACCAATACCTGCCACCCAATGGGCACCCAGGCCACGTGGGTAGCTACTCGGCAGCAGGCTATGGGCTGGGCAGTGCCCTCGCTGTGGCCAGTGGACATTCCGCCTGGATCTCCAAGCCTCCAGGTGTGGCTCTGCCCACGGTCTCACCCCCTGGTGTGGATGCCAAAACCCAGGTGAAGACAGAGACCGCAGGCCCCCAGGGACCCCCGCACTACACTGACCAGCCGTCCACCTCACAGATCGCCTATACCTCCCTCAGCCTGCCCCACTACGGCTCCGCCTTCCCCTCCATCTCCCGCCCCCAGTTTGACTACCCTGACCATCAGCCCTCAGGACCCTATTATGGCCACTCCAGCCAGGCCTCCGGCCTCTACTCGGCCTTCTCCTACATGGGGCCTTCTCAGCGGCCGCTGTACACGGCCATCGCTGACCCTAGCCCCTCAGGGCCCCAGTCCCACAGCCCCACGCACTGGGAGCAGCCAGTATACACGACTCTGTCCCGACCTTAA